In Ornithodoros turicata isolate Travis chromosome 1, ASM3712646v1, whole genome shotgun sequence, the DNA window TACCTAAGGTCATTTAAAAATTTTCTCATTATACGTGTGTTACAAGAAAGCATTAAGACTTTCGGGTGGAACTTTGTTGAACGTGTGGCAGCTTTTTAAGGGTCATTTGAATGCCTTGCGGTCTTTTTCGCTAATATGTTTTGTTCACCCCACAGGCTCATGCTTCTAGTTTTAGTGCGCTACCCAAGGGGAAGAAAATCGTGAGTGCTTGATCTCGCCGTATCGTAGACGATGTAGCATTCTAATGAGAAAAGCAATGTATACATTATAAATCTGATGCGTTTGTGTCTTCTAAAGTTTCTCACCTCTGCTGGCGCTGTTGGTGCTGGTTTAGCAAGCCTTATCTACGCTTTAAATGAGTCTGTGAAGGCTGGAGAACTCGAGCTACATGCTGCAAAGTTGCCCTGGCCACACAAAGAGTCTTGGATCAGCTCCTATGACCATGCAAGGTACATAGTCTGTGCCATCTGTTTCCCATTGCTTATACATGTCAACAACCAAGTGAACTAGaaccagggccggcgataggggtaGGCGAGTAaagcgaccgccttaggccccgcgcacgaagccctcaaccagagattacttttttttaaatatcaagtatgcacttaatcgcacgcaaacgagagaagaatgtgttatgtgccattccgtcatgtgatgagaaaaagtcccacttttaagaaaaatccgccaaccctgcaagctatacaGAGaatttcgcacccttctctcctaCCGCCACGCCctgcgatgtgcctttgcctcaggcctcgcacacccctagcaccggccctgacTGCATAGGGTGCATTAAAGAGGAGAAACTCGATGTTTGTACTGTTTTTACCAACAGTATTCGAAGAGGTTATGAAGTGTACAAGCAAGTATGTGCAGCTTGCCACAGCCTGAAGTTCATTGCCTACCGTAACCTGATTGGAGTATCACACACAGAAGATGAGGCGAAGACTGAAGCGGAATCGGTTAGTGAATTGCATAATGTGTTGCAGTCTTCTGAATTTTCTTGGCCTCTCCCAGTTTTAACTACATGGTTGGTTGAAGCCACCTCAGAGGACATTTTTTACCATTAGATCCTAATTGCAGTGCTGGCAGGAAAGAAAATCTGACATGCAGCTACAGATCTGCGACTTGTGCTAGTAGTGGTGTCCACTGTGAATGAAAATTTCAAAAGTTATCTACGGTGCCACAGAGATTTTTTGATAGTGTGCCCTCCCTTGCTCAATGCCGGAGAATTTTTCAATCCACCAGAGGAGGCtggggcacagtgccctccctCCTTCGCGGCACAAACGTTTCAGGCTATGGAGTACTTTGTCCCCGCTTCATGCACAGAGGTCGAGCGGGATGTCTGGGATTCTGTGTCATGAGGCAAATTTTTGCAAGATTGTCACGTTCACTTGCGTGAAGCATGCAATTTTTTGGATATCCCTCGTAAtgttcatcttgagtgtcaaCTGGGTAGACTTCTCGGAGGGGACCAGGCCCCCCTGGGAAAGTTCCGGGGATGGCTTAGGCCCCCATGCAGTCTGCGCCTGTGCCCTTGCTGCAAGTTACCCTTTGTGACTGGACAGGTTTTGTAGAATTGGGTACCTATGCTAGGATGAATTTGCATTCGAATGCAGATGCATTATATGGGGCCCTCAaatgtgctgcagcttctcTCTTCTCATCTTTGTTGTacttttttgtgtgctgtgcTTTTATACATGAGTATGCTTGTGAAGTTTACACTAATACTGTGACCAGTGGCATGGCCGCGTGTGTAAAAGAATCCGCGTGTTGGTGGTAgacaaggtcatgctgaagactgggaggtggtgcgttcgaatcctaccactggctgtgctgtctgaggttttctctgggtttttcggtagactttccagacgagttccccctgtcctctctctatctgtccatgtctgtacaccgctcatagccacagttgtttcacGGTGCTaacacaaaattaaaaaaaaaacaattctgCATATGTCATTCCAACTTTTTTCTAACCTGTAGGGCATCCAGCGAATCAAACAAATTGCAGAAAGAAAAATTCACGGATTGAAGCCAAATTGTAGGTTTTGTAGCTGTAAAATGGAACCAGTGGTTTGCTTAAAGAGTGGAGGACCAGGTTTTTTTTTGTGAATATATGTATTGTAATGTTTGTAAGTGACAATTCATCACTAAAATTTAAAAATTTAAGTACAGCTTAACAGTAAATTGTACTTGATTACATTGTCTGCTCATGGGTGCGCAAATATATGAACAGTTTGTATGGCAAATAATTTTGTGTTTCACTCCTCCAGGAGGGTGTCTTCTTATGTGAAAGCAGGTAATAAGTAAAAATGTGTAGAGTACAGAAATGCATTGTTGTGTTTCTGTACTGAAGGGCTGATTCGCCTTGAAGTTGATATGAGAGACAAGCTGTCTTTGGAGCACTTTTTACTTCACTTTTTATAAGCCACAAGAGTATGTCATAGAGGCTCAATATATGTAACCCTCTTTGTTTCTAAGGCACAAATTATAGATGGACCTAACGAACATGGCGAAATGTTTGAGAGGCCTGGGAAGCTCTCAGACTATTTCCCATCTCCGTACCCCAATGATGAAGCTGCAAGAGCAGCTAACAATGGTGCTCTTCCACCTGACCTCAGCTTCATCACAAATGCCAAGCATGGCGGAGAGGTAACAAATGCAATTGGCTGAGCTCTGGCATGCCTGTGAACCTGTATTTCTTTGCAGGACTACATTTTTTCTCTGTTGACGGGTTATTGTGACCCACCAGCAGGAGTGACAATGCAAGAAGGCCAGTACTACAATCCCTACTTCCCAGGAGGAGCCATTGGCATGGCCCAGGCTCTCTACAACGAGGCCCTGGAATACACTGATGGCACACCGGCCACCGCTAGTCAGATGGCTAAGGATGTCACTACTTTCCTCAGGTTCTGCACAGAGCCTGAACATGATGATCGCAAGCGTATGTTCATCAAGGTGAGAATTGTTTTTCTACATTATCGTCTTAGCAGCATTTTGCAAAATTTTTATTGATCAGAGACCCATTGTCAACAGCATTGAATTTAATAGTGCGATACGTAGTCTGTCTATTAGGACAATTTTTGAACTCTTAGGAGAAATAGGTAGCTAAATGGTGGGTCAAAATCCTCCACTAGAGTACAAGGTACTAGATAAGAACTCAAATGTACACTATGAATGTACAAGTCCATTTCCAGTAATATACTGCACGTTAATGAAATTCTAAAATATATGTGGAATTCTTCGGACCCTTTAGTATATGGCCTAGGTATGTTTCTGCACAAAGCACTTTCCTATAGGAAATAGGGTCCCTCGAGTAATTCTATTCACGGTAGCTATTTTATGACAGTTCTAGTGGTGAACTAACATTCTCCTACACACTATAACAAACTGCTCATCTTTTGTGCCTGCCTGAAAACCATATTAAAAGTTTTGTCAAGTACttgaaaacaaacaaagttTGGCACAGAATAGATTGTTAGGAAAAAGAGGTTGTTGTAGAAACCCACTCCTACATTGGCATCATTGGCTGGTGTGTCAGAGTTATATTACACAAGCCTTGATTTCTCTCTCAACGGAAATACTATTTGCTGTGCAA includes these proteins:
- the LOC135377902 gene encoding cytochrome c1, heme protein, mitochondrial-like, which gives rise to MAGVAGRFGKSGLLRLQNGLLLNKAHASSFSALPKGKKIFLTSAGAVGAGLASLIYALNESVKAGELELHAAKLPWPHKESWISSYDHASIRRGYEVYKQVCAACHSLKFIAYRNLIGVSHTEDEAKTEAESAQIIDGPNEHGEMFERPGKLSDYFPSPYPNDEAARAANNGALPPDLSFITNAKHGGEDYIFSLLTGYCDPPAGVTMQEGQYYNPYFPGGAIGMAQALYNEALEYTDGTPATASQMAKDVTTFLRFCTEPEHDDRKRMFIKGWMILSLLLVASWYMKRSKWMTIKTRKILFKPKKYE